The following proteins are encoded in a genomic region of Cydia fagiglandana chromosome 26, ilCydFagi1.1, whole genome shotgun sequence:
- the LOC134677288 gene encoding uncharacterized protein LOC134677288 codes for MAGCGQCIKVEPDCDVMDGIVKKEVKEDMQSVKEEPVCDDSADTSEAAVGELYADHEVKDELVLGIERKYRPGIGLAVRGMVKKDEDMQSVKEEPVCDDSADTSEAALGELYADHEVKDELVLGIERQYRPGIGLAVRGLTG; via the exons ATGGCGGGCTGTGGGCAGTGCATCAAGGTGGAACCCGACTGTGACGTAATGGATG GTATCGTTAAAAAGGAAGTGAAAGAAGATATGCAAAGTGTGAAGGAGGAGCCAGTGTGCGACGACAGTGCCGACACGAGCGAGGCTGCGGTCGGCGAGCTGTATGCCGATCACGAGGTCAAGGATGAGCTCGTGCTGGGGATAGAGCGCAAGTACCGCCCCGGTATCGGCCTCGCGGTGCGCG GTATGGTTAAAAAGGATGAAGATATGCAAAGTGTGAAGGAGGAGCCAGTGTGCGACGACAGTGCTGACACGAGCGAGGCTGCGCTCGGCGAGCTATATGCCGATCACGAGGTCAAGGATGAGCTCGTGCTGGGGATAGAGCGCCAGTACCGCCCCGGTATCGGCCTCGCGGTGCGCG